AAATGCAACTAGTAGATCCAAAAGATTGTGGAGGACTAGCAATGTGACTGTAAATGCGAAAATGACTAAAGCAATTCGCATCTGTCTAAGATCCTTCACCGCCGAGAACGGATCTAGATCTTTATGCTGCTCCATGATTTCCTCTATGTTAACATGGCGCCTCCTGAAATTATGCCTATAGAGGATCATAAAAAGAAAGAGGTTGAAAAAGAAAACGATAACAGCGATTACGCCAGTATGCTCCACAAAATCCATAAACCCAAAGTTTAAGGCAGTCCCAAGGATGACATTAGGCGGATCGCCCATGATAGTAGCACTGCCGCCGATATTGGCCGAACATATTTGAGCTATGATCATCGGCAACGGCGGAATCTTGAGTATCGAGGCCACTTCAATGGTTAGTGAACTCATGAACACCATGACAGTAATCGAGTCCATGAATGCTGCCAGAAAGGCTGAGAGGCCACAAAATACAACAAAAATTTTTAGCGAGTCAAATTTTGTCAATTGCAGAAAATGGAGACCGATCCACCTGAAAAACCCACTTTCAGCAAGCGCTCCCACAAGGATAAACATACCAAATATCAGTCCAATAGCATTCCATTCAATCGATCTGATCGCTTCTTCTTCCGAAATGATACCGAGACCAACCATTAGAAGAGAGCCGACTATCACGAGTACAGCTCTATCAGCGAGCTCTAGAACCATTATGAGATAAACTATGCCGAAGATCAGTAGAGCCAATATCGCATTAATTTCCACGAGTGCATCCCGACCGGTATAACAATTCTGTGGAAAAAATACTTTCTCAGATATACGCTAAAGATACTGTAACGAATTTGTATTGGTAGTGATGGAAGAGATCTATGTTAACTCAAAAAACTACATCATCAATTTGGAAGATGGTAGAATCACAATTTGGTTTTGAAAATATGTAATGAAGAACAGTAGCAAAATCTTCAATAAAAGGTATAACTGGTTAGATCCTAAATCTTAAATAAGATTTCTAAAAAAAGAGCATATCGAGATTACAGTGACCCAACATTTTGAGATACTATTTCGATGCTGGATATCCAATCAAAAAAAGAAATGTCTTGAGAAGACTGAAAAGGGCAAATATGAAGCTGTATATTCGATGAGATTTCTGATTCAATTCACGCGATCTTTACGCCATTTTGCTTAAAGATTTTCTGCAGATTAGATATAAGATCCGAGCGGATCCTTCTGCTTTCAGTCGGATTGTTTGTAAACACGACTACCTCGTACCGTATTTTATTATCATTGATTCCAAGCGCAATTACCTCGGGTGCACGCTTCTCAACGATCCCTGCGACACGAGCTGCTGCGGATTTAACATAGCCCTCAACTTTTTCATAAGAGATATCATAAGAGATCTCAAGAACGAGAGAGATGCCATAGGTTCCAGATCGCGAATAGTTGTAGATCTTATTTCCGAGGATTTCTTGGTTTGGGATATCGATAATTTCCCCCTCAGGAGTTTTTACTTTCGTGTATACAAGTCCCTTCTCCAATACTTCACATTCAAGATTCTCTCCAATTTTTATGTAATCTCCGACATCAAAAAGATTGATCTCCATAATCGTAAAACCTGAAACGATATTCCGAGCGGTCGAATACGAAAAGATGATGCCAAGAATGATAAATGTGAATAAAATCGCGACTAAAAGAAACCCGACTAGTTCTAAACCCATAAGCGCAAAGAAGCTAAAAATTGCAGCGAACGCCGCTACTAGATAAAGCGCATATTTCAAGCTGATCTTAAAAAGATCGATCGCCTGTGGATTGAATCGTTTGGTCCTGAACTTATAATCCTCTAAAATTGCCTCAATTAATTTGACGATGAGATAAATAGCGAGAATAATAATAAAAATCGACACGATAGCTGCCTGATTTTTTTCAAGGAAATCTGCCAATGCAGTGTAGGGATCAACGCCTGGAATCATTGATATGAGTACGAAAAGGATGATTGCGGCGACTATAATATATAGAACATAACTCAAGAACAAAGTTGTGAACTCAACTGCACTTGTATGAATAGTTCCGTCCTTTAATGATCTTATCCTCGCATTTTTTGAAATTCTTCGTAGAATCTTCCCTGCCAAGATCGTGAGAAGCAAAAGAACGATAATGAAAATGATCTCAATTATGTATCCAGAGAAATAGTTCCATATATTCTCCTTAAAGAATTCTGAAACAAAAGAGGCAACATAGATTAGCGAAAAAATGAGAAAAATAATAATTAGCGACTTGATCGTACGCGCCAAAAACTCAACAACGTCCGCATCAAAATACTTGCCTTCCTTAGTCTTCATCCTCTCAAAGTGTTTTGAGACGTATGACCATAGATAGAGGGAAACGACAAAAAGAGCAAAAAATGCCAGAATAGCCCAGCCGTACTCCTCGAGCCAATTGGTGTTTCCGACTTCAAGAGCATACATCGTGCCGCAAATATCCATACATTGGGATATCCATTAGGAATATATTGAAACTTCGCGAGATTAATGATATATCAATTGCTTGGCGAAGAATACCTCTGATTAAAAGCTCTGTAAATAGGCTCAAGCAATTAGAGGCCTTGAGGAAATAAGGATACCTTAAATATCCATATATCGACATTCTTTTCGGTTCCTGTATTGAATAAAGGAGAAAGAATAAGACCAGGCACGCCACAAATTCGCAATCCGAGATTAATCTTCATCCTCTCACCATATCCGCCCAAAGCATACGAGATCGCGGGGATATTTGCCTCGATGATTGCTTCAAATCGGAATGTCCCACCTAATGGCACACTCAATAGCAATTCCGGAACGCCGATGGAGCCAAAAGCCTCGAATCGAACGTACACATCATCGAGGATCGAAGAAATGTTTTTTCCAAAAGAATCGGAAATGCCGGGTGTCGCAACTCTCTTGATAGCTTTCACGATGATCGAGGAAATATTCTCAAGTGCTTTCTCGATAAAATCTCCCGTCGCCACTAGGCTCAATGCAAATCCAGATTTCGCTGCTGAGGTCGCGTCAGATACTGCAATTTCAACAAATATACGAAATTCTATTATCGAATCCCCGATTGTGCGAATGCATCTTTCCGTAATGTTGTGCAAGATTTTTTTCACCAATGTTCCCAATGCATTGAGGTCAGTGCTTGAGAGGGAGAGGTCAGCGAAAACCTGAGCTGCGGCATCCCAAAGTGTTTTTCTTACCCATTCTGTGCTCGAAGGCGTAATGGTTTTTTTGCCGTTCGGCCTACCACAGCTCTCCGACTTGAACACCCATCGATCTCCCCCATCATAAGCGCGTTGCCACGTACGATCGTCGTTGTAAAAGTCAGTTGTCCATGGCGTTACATCAACGCGATGACCCGACGAATCCAGCAATACAATGCATTCACTCAGAGGGAACTTTCTCTCTCCACCGTTATCCAAAGCTTGCCCAGAAAGGACAATTATCTTGTACGATTTCGGGAGAATCTGATCATCACCAATTGTATCTATTTTCTGAACGCCATGTGAGGTTTCTATCCTCCAGCCTGAAAGACTGATCGCATAATCAGTGGGATTGAAAAGCTCGATCCACTCACGCCCAAAGTCCGTACCAGGAGGGTTCTGTTCATATTCGTTGATGACTACATGATTTGCTACTGGATAGTTATATTTCATCTCAAAGCCAGCGTCAATCGAACCAACAACGCCTGGTATTGGAAGAGGGATTCTAGATAGGAATTGACCAATGATAGGGACCTCGGCCAGAGAGAACCGCAAACTCTTATACTGTATAATTTCTGGCATGTGGAATTCGAAGGAGGTATTACCAAATAGACCCTTCACTTCGATAAAATGATTGAAGATTTTCATTAGTGGATCGATGACGATATCAAGACTCCATTTTCCATTTGCGATTGTCGCATTGGAAATCAAATCGTAATCGCCTTTAGCAATTTTCAAAAATCTCACAGAGATCGAGAGTTCCGTCTCTCCGCATGATAAGAAAGATGTGATCTTTAGAATATCTTTTGTAGAGCCAAGTGCGAGATCAAGAGGATTTATTGCGATTAGGAATCTGAGGCCATAAATCGTCAAATTGAACTGGATTTCACCTAACAATGAAAGGATTTTTTCGACAACCCATGAAAGAGCGGAATTTGTCCCACATTCGAAGAATTTTACAATGTTAGTGATGATGTCTTGCAGTGAATCTGAAAGAATTTGGATCGCCTTTACAGCATATGAAAGAGCTGTTGGAAGAATCGTCCTGGCGAAAGAAAATATGTGAGTTACAATGTTAAAAATTAATCCTACGCCGCCGCTTATCTTTGTCCAGACATTCTCCAAAAAGTTGACGATATCTTTTCCAAGCGTTGAGGTTGATTCATAATAGACCCCTTCTAGCGGCCAACCACTCTGGACTGAAATTGAAAAGGTCATATTGAAAGTTACCCAGTCACCAACACTCAGCGGTATGGATGAAATGAGAGGATTTGTATCCAAGTCTGATGAAATTGAAAGATAGAGTGAACCAGATGCTGAAACCTCCCATTGCGTGACATATGGAGAAAATGAAAGGTTCTTGAGATCCGTGAGATGCCTATTTGGATAGAATTCAGATGATGGGGTATACTCCCACGGTTTTGTGATTTCAATAGCATAAGGATTTTCTATTTCCGACGGGGGTCCATTCGTATTGATTCTCTCTTTGTTGAATGCACATTCCACTCTTATGACTTCGCGGGTTGTAGTCCCATCTTCAGCCAAGAGAGTGAATCCCTTCATTTCAGGAAGTGAAATTAGAATTGGATCAGTTCTTAGGCTGAAGGCACTCTCCATCTCATCGAGTAAGCGAAGAATCGCTTTCATTAGAATATCCTCAATGCCTGGAATTTCTTCTGTGCAACCGAATGCAAGATTTCCTAAAGTTCGAGCAAAAAAGCTGATAGAGCTCCGTGATGGAAGATGACCAAATACGTCTTTAAAGATGCCAATAACCCGCTCCACTTTTTTGTCAAACGACTCTTCGATTCTTTCTCTTAGCCCCCAAGTTGATGAACACTTTATTTCTGAGTAAACCTGATTGACTGCGATTCGCAGAGATTCGCTTCCGAAGTCCTGTAATTGAGGTACAATATTGTTGACAACTGCATTAGCAAGCGATTTAATCGCCTGATCGACGGTAGCATTGCGATTGAAAATCTCCTTCCAATTCATGTCTATGAAATCGATCAGCGCCTCGCCCATTTTATCAATGAGAAGAGAAGCGTTTAGGGCTTCGTCGATCGCTTGTTTAATCTCTAATCTGCCGTTCTCTACAGCTTCCTTGAGCGACTCCTTCAAGGAAGAATGGTAGTGATTACCATCCATCGCATTTCCAGTGATTTCCACCAGCGGCAGAAATTTTTTGTCGAGAATACTACAGGCAATTGATTTCACAAAACTCTCAAGCGTTTCAGCTAGTTCGCAGGTGCTAATCCTGTATTGAACGGCGAACTCTTTCCAGATTTCAACTGAAAATAGATCTAAAGATGCGAAATCAATAGGGTACGTTCCATCCAAATAAAAAGAGCGGGTTTCATTGAAGTCGTTTATTAACGTAATAATTCGACCGGGGATTTCGATCATGTCATCTGGCCATCCGTAATTGAAATATCGATACGACCAATCAGGGTATCCAGCATCTTCAAGTCTTGATTGAATCCATTTGATGATCGATTCCTTAAGGATGTCCTTGTGAAATACATAATTGATCAAGGATGAAACAGCAAGATCTGACACGTCGCCGATTTGATCGATAAATTCGCATAAGTCGATTATGTGAAAATACTCTAGCCACCTCAGAACAAACACATCAGCGACTGCATACAGCGTCTGAGCAAGCAGGATATTCAAATCATACTCTCTTGACGAGAATAAATCAAGAAAGAGTTCCGCAGGATCAATCGAGCTAGATATGTTTCTATCGAACAACGATGATATTCCATCCGATGAGCTGCTATTGAGAAATGACGACAGGATAAATGCACCGTCTAAGGTTCGCAGGTACTTGCGCTGCTCCAGTAGTATCGCAAGATTCAACGCATTTTCAACATCTCTCTCCGTGAGAATATTCTCCGTGCCAAACGTGCCGTGCTTTGAACCCACACCATAGCCCCGCAGAACTCTATCCTGCACCAGCGCCATCAATTCGTACCGAACAATATTCTCAAGCTCACTCCGTTCCCCTGAGATTGCATTTGAAAAAGATTCGAATCGATTATGGAGAAATGGAAAGGGCAGATAGATCGGTCTTGAAATTTCAAAATTCTTTGCGAGATCACCAGTCGTCGAGTTGGCAACGATGCAATAAGTTCCTCGTAATGAGAAGTATGCAGGTATTGTGGCACCATTCCAATCCGTGGAATAGTTTGTGTTCCCATCGTATGGTTGTGGGTAAAGCTCTTGCAAACTCATTTTCAAGAACGTCAAATGAATATTCAAATCCTTGACGAATATCTGGCATTCACCTATCAGGAGGGGAAAAGTGTTATTCAAGTATTGCTGCAAATAACTCGCGAACAAGTCATTGATTTCGCTTTCGTCCCTTCCTGCGACGTTCTTAATTGCATCCACTGCAAGAAAATAGGCTTCCTGTTCTAGCTGGTTTGCAGCTTTATCGGCCGATTGGATCAGCTTTTGGATAGTATCTACTGACATCTTCTGGTCATTCTTTCTTTCTTCTAGATTAGAAATCAAAACGATGCTAACTGAGGCGATCAACAATATAATCACTGCAATGAGCGAAAATGCCATTTGGCCAGTTTTTGACCGCTCAGGACTCCATGATCTCTTTTTCAACCATTTTTCTATTCCTGCGACTCCTGACATCAAATTAGTCGAAGTGATGCGACATAAAAACCATTTGAACTAACTGCAAACTACAACCTGAATCAAAAGGGATTTTGCGGACCAATCATTAGTGGAGAATCTACAGCCGCCCGATTAGCTGTTCTAAAATCTGGATACAAATTGAAAAGTCGGATTACGGCTTTACTTCGGGAGGATGCGCTTCATGAAGAGGCGACAACATGAAAACCTCAAGGTGTCCTACCAGAAACGGATTGTCGGAATAGCCACAAATCGAGTAATCCGGTGACGCGATAAGCGCCGTTCTCCCGTCAGATATGACATCTGTCGCAATAAGATCAGACCGCCTGTGAACTCGTGTGCAATCTGGGACTTTTACAAAGGGCTCAGCAACGATAATGACCTCAACCCCTCTGTTTACAGCTTCTCTAAATCGTTGCGAGTGCAGTGTCCGAATGGGAGCCATTGAAGGTGTCGACAGAAAGAATCGAGTTGTAGCTCCATCGAGCATTTCACCAATTTTTGCAAGTATTTTATCTCTTCCCATAATCATATAGACTAACTGGGGCGTCCCCTTCTCACTGAGAACTCCTTGCAGATTCTCTAAAATGTCGAACGCTTTTCCAATCGCCTCTGTGATGTTTTTCTTGAGTTCCGTCGGTGAAACTGGGTAAAATACAGCTGGCCTACTTTCATTCATTCGGACGAAACCCTTCGATCTCAAACTCTCTAAAGTCTTATAGGAGGAAGTTCTGGGTATACCTCCGATTCGAGCAACTTCCTCTGCTGTACCATGACCCTGAGCGACGAGGGCGATATATGCCCTTGACTCATAATCGGATAGGCCCACTCGACGTAGCGAGACCAATATTTCACTATAGTCGCCGCCGAGATCTATCAAATTAAATTGATTCTTTCTCTCGCTCTTCATGGTTGATCTTGTAGCTAACAAAGCGACATAAGTATTAAATCATTATCTGAATAATCGAAGCGTCCGAGCTGATCACGATGATAGCAAGAGAAAGCGCGCTCGCAAGGGGACTTCCTAAGAAGACAGAGTCCCTGTGCCCAGAGTGCAAAAGGATTGTGGCTGCGACGATTTTTGAGTCAAATGGGAAGGTGCTGATGGAAAAGGAGTGTCCGTCACATGGAAAATTCGTCGATGTATATTGGTCAGATGTTGATCTATATTTGAAGGCAGAGAAGTTTGCTTACGATGGAACAGGGGTTCTTAATCCTGCGATCAAAGGGGCAAAGACATGTCCAAATGAATGCGGCCTTTGCGACCTTCATCTCAGCCATACTTCACTTGCAAACATTGATCTTACAAATAGATGCAACCTGAAATGCCCGATATGTTTCGCAAACGCGAACGCCGCCGGCTATGTATATGAGCCTTCATTCGAAGAAGTTGTTGCAATGCTCAAGGCACTTCGAGACGAGAGACCGGTACCTACGCCAGCCATTCAATTCTCAGGTGGAGAGCCGACAATTTACCCAAGGTTCATTGACGTCATTAAGAAGGCAAAAGAAATGGGTTTCGCTCAGATACAAATTGCAACAAATGGATTGAGACTGGCCGAAGATGAAGAATTTCTCAGGGAAGTGGCGGAAGCGGGACTCAATACAATTTATCTCCAATTTGACGGCCTTCGGGAAGACATATATGTCACGACAAGAGGGAGACCGCTTCTCGAAATCA
This region of Methanomassiliicoccales archaeon genomic DNA includes:
- a CDS encoding mechanosensitive ion channel family protein, with the protein product MDICGTMYALEVGNTNWLEEYGWAILAFFALFVVSLYLWSYVSKHFERMKTKEGKYFDADVVEFLARTIKSLIIIFLIFSLIYVASFVSEFFKENIWNYFSGYIIEIIFIIVLLLLTILAGKILRRISKNARIRSLKDGTIHTSAVEFTTLFLSYVLYIIVAAIILFVLISMIPGVDPYTALADFLEKNQAAIVSIFIIILAIYLIVKLIEAILEDYKFRTKRFNPQAIDLFKISLKYALYLVAAFAAIFSFFALMGLELVGFLLVAILFTFIILGIIFSYSTARNIVSGFTIMEINLFDVGDYIKIGENLECEVLEKGLVYTKVKTPEGEIIDIPNQEILGNKIYNYSRSGTYGISLVLEISYDISYEKVEGYVKSAAARVAGIVEKRAPEVIALGINDNKIRYEVVVFTNNPTESRRIRSDLISNLQKIFKQNGVKIA
- a CDS encoding lamin tail domain-containing protein — its product is MSGVAGIEKWLKKRSWSPERSKTGQMAFSLIAVIILLIASVSIVLISNLEERKNDQKMSVDTIQKLIQSADKAANQLEQEAYFLAVDAIKNVAGRDESEINDLFASYLQQYLNNTFPLLIGECQIFVKDLNIHLTFLKMSLQELYPQPYDGNTNYSTDWNGATIPAYFSLRGTYCIVANSTTGDLAKNFEISRPIYLPFPFLHNRFESFSNAISGERSELENIVRYELMALVQDRVLRGYGVGSKHGTFGTENILTERDVENALNLAILLEQRKYLRTLDGAFILSSFLNSSSSDGISSLFDRNISSSIDPAELFLDLFSSREYDLNILLAQTLYAVADVFVLRWLEYFHIIDLCEFIDQIGDVSDLAVSSLINYVFHKDILKESIIKWIQSRLEDAGYPDWSYRYFNYGWPDDMIEIPGRIITLINDFNETRSFYLDGTYPIDFASLDLFSVEIWKEFAVQYRISTCELAETLESFVKSIACSILDKKFLPLVEITGNAMDGNHYHSSLKESLKEAVENGRLEIKQAIDEALNASLLIDKMGEALIDFIDMNWKEIFNRNATVDQAIKSLANAVVNNIVPQLQDFGSESLRIAVNQVYSEIKCSSTWGLRERIEESFDKKVERVIGIFKDVFGHLPSRSSISFFARTLGNLAFGCTEEIPGIEDILMKAILRLLDEMESAFSLRTDPILISLPEMKGFTLLAEDGTTTREVIRVECAFNKERINTNGPPSEIENPYAIEITKPWEYTPSSEFYPNRHLTDLKNLSFSPYVTQWEVSASGSLYLSISSDLDTNPLISSIPLSVGDWVTFNMTFSISVQSGWPLEGVYYESTSTLGKDIVNFLENVWTKISGGVGLIFNIVTHIFSFARTILPTALSYAVKAIQILSDSLQDIITNIVKFFECGTNSALSWVVEKILSLLGEIQFNLTIYGLRFLIAINPLDLALGSTKDILKITSFLSCGETELSISVRFLKIAKGDYDLISNATIANGKWSLDIVIDPLMKIFNHFIEVKGLFGNTSFEFHMPEIIQYKSLRFSLAEVPIIGQFLSRIPLPIPGVVGSIDAGFEMKYNYPVANHVVINEYEQNPPGTDFGREWIELFNPTDYAISLSGWRIETSHGVQKIDTIGDDQILPKSYKIIVLSGQALDNGGERKFPLSECIVLLDSSGHRVDVTPWTTDFYNDDRTWQRAYDGGDRWVFKSESCGRPNGKKTITPSSTEWVRKTLWDAAAQVFADLSLSSTDLNALGTLVKKILHNITERCIRTIGDSIIEFRIFVEIAVSDATSAAKSGFALSLVATGDFIEKALENISSIIVKAIKRVATPGISDSFGKNISSILDDVYVRFEAFGSIGVPELLLSVPLGGTFRFEAIIEANIPAISYALGGYGERMKINLGLRICGVPGLILSPLFNTGTEKNVDIWIFKVSLFPQGL
- a CDS encoding TrmB family transcriptional regulator; its protein translation is MKSERKNQFNLIDLGGDYSEILVSLRRVGLSDYESRAYIALVAQGHGTAEEVARIGGIPRTSSYKTLESLRSKGFVRMNESRPAVFYPVSPTELKKNITEAIGKAFDILENLQGVLSEKGTPQLVYMIMGRDKILAKIGEMLDGATTRFFLSTPSMAPIRTLHSQRFREAVNRGVEVIIVAEPFVKVPDCTRVHRRSDLIATDVISDGRTALIASPDYSICGYSDNPFLVGHLEVFMLSPLHEAHPPEVKP